Proteins encoded in a region of the Phacochoerus africanus isolate WHEZ1 chromosome 8, ROS_Pafr_v1, whole genome shotgun sequence genome:
- the C8H19orf81 gene encoding putative uncharacterized protein C19orf81 homolog isoform X1, translating into MQRMQQNEEPLCSSTMGGPSTYREAGALLVDLETPAETQAWSQGRPIKSSKQYLRQVIAEYEALDRELPCIRKFPMPPASQPLCLCMETSPEEDLTHLEVLEALEAELPGAMESGRVSSIRFENMNVICGTAGRRDRWLIMVTDFQTRSRLLRSGLHLRGLARPLVRHDELLLGDYRLHLRRSLVRRRMLEALGAVPTEED; encoded by the exons gaTGCAGCAAAATGAGGAGCCCCTGTGCTCCTCCACCATGGGCGGCCCCAGCACATACAGGGAGGCAG GAGCCCTCCTTGTGGACCTAGAGACCCCAGCGGAGACTCAGGCTTGGAGCCAAGGCAGACCCATCAAATCCTC GAAGCAGTATCTGCGCCAGGTCATTGCAGAATATGAGGCGCTGGACCGAGAGCTCCCGTGCATCCGCAAGTTTCCCATGCCGCCTGCCTCGCAGCCCCTTTGTCTGTGCATGGAGACCTCA ccggAAGAGGACCTTACCCACCTGGAGGTGCTGGAGGCGCTGGAGGCCGAGTTACCCGGAGCCATGGAGAGCGGGCGTGTGAGCAGCATCCGCTTTGAGAACATGAACGTCATCTGCGGGACGGCTGGGCGCCGGGACCG GTGGCTCATCATGGTCACGGACTTCCAGACTCGCTCGCGCCTGCTGCGCTCGGGACTCCACCTGCGCGGGCTCGCTCGCCCTCTCGTGCGCCACGACGAACTGCTGTTGGGCGATTACCGCCTGCACCTGCGCCGCTCCCTCGTCCGACGGCGCATGCTCGAGGCTCTGGGGGCGGTGCCGACGGAGGAAGACTGA
- the C8H19orf81 gene encoding putative uncharacterized protein C19orf81 homolog isoform X2, producing the protein MMQDIWQSALRETGALLVDLETPAETQAWSQGRPIKSSKQYLRQVIAEYEALDRELPCIRKFPMPPASQPLCLCMETSPEEDLTHLEVLEALEAELPGAMESGRVSSIRFENMNVICGTAGRRDRWLIMVTDFQTRSRLLRSGLHLRGLARPLVRHDELLLGDYRLHLRRSLVRRRMLEALGAVPTEED; encoded by the exons ATGATGCAGGACATCTGGCAGTCAGCCCTAAGAGAGACTG GAGCCCTCCTTGTGGACCTAGAGACCCCAGCGGAGACTCAGGCTTGGAGCCAAGGCAGACCCATCAAATCCTC GAAGCAGTATCTGCGCCAGGTCATTGCAGAATATGAGGCGCTGGACCGAGAGCTCCCGTGCATCCGCAAGTTTCCCATGCCGCCTGCCTCGCAGCCCCTTTGTCTGTGCATGGAGACCTCA ccggAAGAGGACCTTACCCACCTGGAGGTGCTGGAGGCGCTGGAGGCCGAGTTACCCGGAGCCATGGAGAGCGGGCGTGTGAGCAGCATCCGCTTTGAGAACATGAACGTCATCTGCGGGACGGCTGGGCGCCGGGACCG GTGGCTCATCATGGTCACGGACTTCCAGACTCGCTCGCGCCTGCTGCGCTCGGGACTCCACCTGCGCGGGCTCGCTCGCCCTCTCGTGCGCCACGACGAACTGCTGTTGGGCGATTACCGCCTGCACCTGCGCCGCTCCCTCGTCCGACGGCGCATGCTCGAGGCTCTGGGGGCGGTGCCGACGGAGGAAGACTGA